Proteins encoded within one genomic window of Leishmania major strain Friedlin complete genome, chromosome 2:
- a CDS encoding putative proteasome regulatory non-ATPase subunit 6 (previous protein_id=AAZ10046.1) yields MISGGSVDCAHTLEEAEDHYGRGDRATARELLQSIVTTDVAVDDGDAIRAKEQAVYRLAELLTVTKDGEAAIQLLSDVRPFFQVLPKAKTTKMVRKLFEHIVQCGVPLKQQEEVCLETVHWARKERRTFLRHRLQLRYVEILFAENRKSDALASLSALLKEVRRLDDRTLLLDIYLLESKLYYAVMDIQKARAALVSARTTANSIYCPPLSQAEIDLQSGVLHAEEKDNKTAYSYLYEAFEGFHQLGDQARQARRSLRYMILSKISTDSPDELATLLSSKSVLEYKGTDMDALRGIADAYNKQDTHLFNSILSKCRAEAEESGAGGSNDTNLLADEVVRRQVNDMYNTLLERHLLKVVSPYNRVQIAYVSNLLRLDAMVVEQKLSQLILDRKLRGIVDQQHRCLIVFDDEAAEASKPGKDGSEAFYDNAADAAVDQAPTTLYQDALTALECYNTLVTALFDKVNGKFDGLVEENIAKHKGARAKEEDEEANRTNKRGGVGSGKDAAADRGGKSDSGNKQKRPGDKRK; encoded by the coding sequence ATGATCTCCGGCGGCTCCGTGGACTGCGCCCACACCCtcgaggaggccgaggacCACTACGGCAGGGGCGACcgcgcgacggcgcgcgagctgctgcagtcgaTCGTCACGACAGACGTTGCGGTGGATGACGGAGACGCGATCCGTGCCAAGGAGCAGGCGGTATACcggctggcggagctgctgacgGTCACCAAGGACGGCGAGGCCGCCATCCAGCTGCTCTCGGATGTGCGGCCGTTCTTCCAGGTGCTGCcgaaggcgaagacgacgaagatGGTGCGCAAACTCTTCGAGCACATtgtgcagtgcggcgtgccgctgaagcagcaggaggaggtgtgtcTCGAGACCGTACACTGGGCGCGCAAGGAGCGTCGCACCttcctgcgccaccgcctgcagctccgctaCGTGGAGATTCTGTTCGCCGAGAACCGCAAGAGCGACGCTCTGGCGTCGCTGAGCGCGCTGCTCAAGGAGGTGCGCCGCTTGGACGACCgtacgctgctgctcgacatCTACCTCCTGGAGAGCAAGCTCTACTACGCCGTCATGGATATCCAGAAGGCCAGGGCGGCACTCGTCTCGGCGCGCACGACGGCGAACAGCATCTACtgcccgcctctctcgcaGGCGGAGATCGACCTCCAGTccggcgtgctgcacgcggaggagaaggataACAAGACCGCGTACTCTTACCTATACGAAGCCTTTGAGGGGTTCCACCAGCTCGGCGATCAGGCACGTCAGGCGCGCCGCTCGCTTCGCTACATGATCCTGTCGAAGATCTCTACGGACAGCCCCGACGAGCTTGCGACGCTTCTCTCGTCGAAGAGCGTGCTGGAGTATAAGGGCACCGACatggatgcgctgcgcggcatcgcagACGCCTACAACAAGCAGGACACGCATCTCTTCAACAGCATCCTGTCCAAGTGCCgtgccgaggcggaggagtccggcgccggcggcagcaacgacacGAACCTCCTCGCCGACGAGGTGGTGCGTCGTCAGGTCAATGACATGTACAacacgctgctggagcggcaCTTGTTGAAGGTGGTGTCGCCGTACAACCGCGTGCAGATCGCCTACGTGAGCAACCTGCTGAGACTGGACGCCATGGTGGTGGAGCAGAAGCTTTCTCAGCTCATCCTCGATCGCAAGctgcgcggcatcgtcgaTCAGCAGCATCGCTGTCTTATCGTCTtcgacgacgaggccgcTGAGGCGTCCAAGCCAGGAaaggacggcagcgaggcgtTCTACGACAacgccgctgacgccgcggtggaccaggcgccgacgacgctcTACCAGGACGCGCTCACAGCGCTGGAGTGCTACAACACGCTCGTCACGGCACTTTTCGACAAGGTCAATGGCAAGTTCGATGGGCTCGTCGAGGAGAACATCGCCAAGCACAAGGGCGCGagggcgaaggaggaggacgaggaggcgaacCGGACGAACAAGCggggcggcgtcggcagcggcaaggacgccgccgccgaccgAGGCGGAAAGTCTGACAGTGGCAACAAGCAGAAGAGGCCTGGCGACAAGCGCAAGTGA
- a CDS encoding putative FtsJ-like methyltransferase (previous protein_id=AAZ10047.1) encodes MGRASKDKRDIYYRKAKEEGYRARSAYKLLQIHEEFNILDPAEIRTGAVDLCAAPGSWSQVLAQHFKMISANLTAASEGDSLPAQTPRVVAVDLQEMAPIDGVTLLQGDITSEVTAREIIRLLNAPTSTGVVRTDDEQQQPQPASSSFSSSAPSPALGASPRKADIVLCDGAPDVTGMHELDEYLQHHLLLAALHITTFVLRAGGCFLTKIFRGPNTAFLVAKSQLFFQQVRVVKPKSSRNASMESFLLCQGFRMPLGYVPRFVGAAAPAAASSATTGCSRGAASASAGCGSRVEADNEEGVKGERSETAIGSGGPLRASGFTPEAPLYCYDTTASFSHASDGGAAAAATVHDVAHHNQRTSCTLADGVLAPFLSCGDLSGFDADMCYDRDEDADVLEPVQPPLQAPYLAAAAASPSQLAGVADGRDTEADASQKKKIRVESPTAIAGRDSSTGGEEQQ; translated from the coding sequence atgggTCGTGCATCTAAGGACAAGCGCGATATCTACTACCGCAAGGCCAAGGAGGAGGGCTACCGTGCTCGCAGCGCGTACAAGCTGCTCCAGATCCATGAGGAGTTCAACATTCTCGACCCGGCCGAGATCCGCACCGGGGCGGTGGACCTGTGTGCCGCGCCCGGCAGCTGGTCGCAGGTGCTTGCCCAGCACTTTAAGATGATCAGCGCGAACCTCACTGCTGCTTCGGAGGGGGACTCTCTgccggcgcagacgccgcgcgtggtggcggtggaccTGCAAGAGATGGCCCCCATCGACGGGGTCACACTTCTTCAGGGGGACATAACGAGCGAGGTGACCGCGAGGGAGATTATTCGACTTCTGAACGCGCCGACATCGACTGGGGTGGTGCGCACCGatgacgagcagcagcagccgcagcctGCCAGCagctctttctcttcctctgctccTTCTCCCGCGCTCGGTGCGTCACCGCGGAAGGCGGACATCGTCCTCTGCGACGGTGCCCCCGATGTGACGGGTATGCACGAGCTGGACGAGTacctgcagcaccacctgctgctggcggcgctgcacatCACCACGTTCGTGCTACGGGCCGGTGGCTGCTTCCTGACGAAGATATTCCGCGGCCCCAACACTGCCTTCCTCGTCGCGAAAAGTCAACTCTTCTTTCAGCAGGTGCGCGTCGTGAAGCCCAAGTCCTCACGCAACGCGTCCATGGAGAGCTTCCTCCTCTGCCAGGGCTTTCGCATGCCGCTCGGGTACGTACCTCGcttcgtcggcgctgctgcgcctgctgcggcttcCTCTGCCACTACCGGCTGCTCGAGGGGTGCGGCCTCGGCGAGCGCCGGCTGCGGCTCACGCGTAGAGGCTGATAATGAAGAGGGTGTGAAGGGAGAGCGGAGCGAGACGGCAATCGGGAGCGGCGGCCCACTCCGCGCCAGCGGCTTCACGCCGGAGGCGCCGTTGTACTGCTACGATACAACTGCGTCTTTTTCACACGCGTCGgatggtggcgccgccgcagcggcaacagTGCACGACGTGGCGCACCACAACCAGCGCACATCGTGCACGCTCGCGGACGGAGTCCTGGCCCCGTTCCTCTCCTGCGGCGACCTTTCAGGCTTTGATGCGGACATGTGCTACGACAGGGATGAGGATGCCGATGTGCTGGagccggtgcagccgccgctgcaggcacCGTActtggccgctgccgctgcttcgccgtcaCAGTTGGCAGGGGTCGCCGATGGTCGTGACACAGAGGCGGACGCGTCGCAGAAGAAAAAGATTCGCGTGGAGTCGCCGACGGCTATAGCAGgtcgcgacagcagcaccggcggagaagagcagcagtga
- a CDS encoding putative casein kinase II, alpha chain (previous protein_id=AAZ10045.1), with product MANVDAAAHSADGGRHGGGGGGSGDESKAKKTKPEEYEHPFWYVYRQRGVSYWDYKNARVDFNANLAPYELLQKIGRGKYSEVFRGRNRNNGCLCVLKLLKPVRYQKILREISILRNLCGGPNVVRLLDVLRDTESQTVVLVTEYVHNPTTLRNLLYSNKLSNFDMRYYLYEILRSLDFAHRRGIFHRDIKPYNVMIDHERKILRVIDWGLGEYYIHGQALNCGVATRHYKGPELLVGYRHYDYSLDIWCLGCVLAGMLFRSDPFFVGANNEDQLLQIVAVFGTKALYRYLDKYQCRISRVVESSMSALPDEHVDWRRYIKRGSVQESWCDATALDLLDKMLQFDHQDRIMAHEAMQHPFFAPVRDALARDSQEHYPVARR from the coding sequence ATGGCCAACGTGGACGCCGCAGCCCacagcgccgacggcgggcggcacggcggcggcgggggcggcagcggagacgaATCTAAGGCGAAGAAAACGAAGCCGGAGGAGTACGAGCACCCGTTCTGGTACGTGTatcgccagcgcggcgtcagCTACTGGGACTATAAGAACGCGCGGGTCGACTTCAACGCGAACTTGGCCCCGTACGAGCTGCTTCAGAAAATCGGGCGCGGCAAGTATTCGGAGGTGTTTCGTGGCCGGAACCGCAACAACGGATGCCTGTGTGTCCTCAAGCTGCTCAAGCCGGTGCGCTACCAGAAGATTCTGCGTGAGATTAGCATCCTGCGCAACCTTTGCGGTGGTCCCAACGTTGTCCGCCTTCTcgatgtgctgcgcgacacgGAGTCACAGACGGTGGTGCTCGTCACGGAGTACGTGCACAACCCGACAACGCTGCGCAACCTCCTCTACTCGAACAAGCTCTCCAACTTCGACATGCGCTACTACTTGTATGAGATTCTACGCTCGCTGGACTtcgcccaccgccgcggcatctTCCACCGCGACATCAAGCCCTACAATGTCATGATCGACCACGAGCGCAAGATCCTGCGTGTGATCGATTGGGGTTTGGGCGAGTACTACATCCACGGACAGGCGCTCAACTGCGGTGTGGCAACACGGCACTACAAGGGGCCGGAGCTGCTGGTCGGCTACCGCCACTACGACTACTCGCTAGACATCTGGTGCCTCGGGTGCGTGCTGGCGGGCATGCTCTTCCGCAGCGACCCCTTCTTCGTCGGCGCCAACAACGAGGATCAGCTCCTTCAGATCGTGGCGGTGTTTGGCACGAAGGCGCTGTACCGCTACCTCGACAAGTACCAGTGCCGCATATCGCGCGTCGTAGAGTCGAGCATGAGCGCCCTCCCTGACGAGCACGTTGACTGGCGCCGGTACATCAAGAGGGGGTCCGTCCAGGAGTCGTGGTGCGACGCGACCGCGTTGGACTTGCTCGATAAGATGCTGCAGTTCGACCATCAGGACCGCATCATGGCCCATGAGGCGATGCAGCATCCCTTCTTTGCCCCCGTGCGTGATGCATTGGCGAGGGACTCGCAGGAGCATTATCCCGTAGCACGGCGCTGA
- a CDS encoding conserved hypothetical protein (previous protein_id=AAZ10044.1), with protein MMRTACFRALAPLARGSFLTPTRSGERATVAAARRVSCRGYVTHNPSHDQCRGRRGARPQGQQHGYSASALGSASQVVTGADSSAASSSPHARDAFYVFLRARNAPFGCSGTTAVSQPASDPLSPTAPLYPHPSSHLHPSAHGLGSAARAGAPVEETRCARGGAARHTSSDGTTRRSSSPPPPSLSSRLSAGATPERALEEPRKQQQTPLEAEASRRGASAPPVLGEWSLDPPEASTRRAAAQGGPRSREHRSERDHNDVGTDGDANGSSAQRGRLPDFRERRRRSLQRRGYDALELARRHTSAHIANRRLREYEQTCLHAYRILKQVEWSLAAWARVRRQGQPQDASGRNRSSRSGSAGDGALSAHAAQSMEGQGATGAFRIPPTSEDIDAVDARFFEYAGQIQRTLHQLTPRHFDAVRDYRLRVPSRSSSSSTAATPPSRPRRAEDSTSSAPESLGAAPRQLLLLRLLWRLVHIQQLFFSIGRRASLPRTAVDVYVQSSNCQYGIREVLRVLGSEMARWTLSADTHPHFHSPCGQQWREHDGRAASPSSSVAPLFSNKELFQLFYAVLCIPSEEAPGVPLYDPSIHSTKPRHGGVPDWHAAASASADLPDAALDQFRRDCIATGADDFRMPLDEWCVRWWSHQYSAAGRTGAAGAPPLSMGEAMDVLQACMYATASVQVLATAALRHTAQQRHHPQQRLVTPFMYFETPPQGATNGARRPRTNAASATASEDNDVVEEAEPSPLRVLDRRYRPQLPGALGGNRMALRIPYHLGQRYVEVFLTYLLSSVSAGPDPREAKEAATMATATVAAGIEHLLRCRDRDAVRDVALLCTAILFFEVFSPTTAAFMACAAPLFREQVELLSGHEISCVLLAYASLQRWERAGGGCGGGASSPASGFSANAEVRAAGRRGGPLDDPAVAVQSASTAAAGRSACGDAWRKGAPRAVAAPEPSPPLHADHQSDATRSSSSSSSRAQVSTGPQFPSDEPWHLFYVTLASRAGQLSDTLSEDDVTRVLRAMELTGMEHDDLRHALESSLRMRNMGRRILYEA; from the coding sequence ATGATGCGTACGGCCTGCTTCAGAGCTCTTGCGCCTCTCGCGCGCGGGTCTTTTCTCACGCCTACCAGGAGCGGCGAGCGCGCcacagtggcagcggcgcggcgcgtcTCCTGCCGTGGATACGTAACACATAACCCTAGCCATGATCAGTGTCGTGGGCGGCGCGGAGCGCGTCcacaagggcagcagcacggtTACTCGGCGTCAGCGCTGGGTAGTGCGTCACAAGTCGTCACTGGCGCGGACTCGAGTGCAGCGTCGTCATCCCCGCACGCCCGCGATGCCTTTTATGTGTTCCTTCGCGCCCGCAATGCACCCttcggctgcagcggcaccactgCAGTGTCGCAGCCGGCCAGCGACCCTCTTTCCCCCACCGCCCCCCTCTATCCTCATCCGTCTTCTCACCTCCACCCGAGCGCGCATGGTCTTGGTAGCGCCGCGCGAGCTGGCGCTCCGGTCGAGGAAACACGCTGTGCGAGGGGAGGCGCCGCGCGTCACACATCCAGCGACGGCACGACAAGGCGATcatcttcgccgccgccaccgtcgttATCCTCGCGACTGTCCGCCGGCGCCACTCCTGAAAGGGCTCTCGAGGAGCCGAGGAAACAACAGCAGACGCCGctcgaggcggaggcgagccGACGCGGTGCCAGTGCTCCGCCGGTGCTGGGCGAATGGTCGTTGGACCCTCCGGAGGCATCGACAAGGAGGGCTGCCGCGCAGGGCGGGCCGCGGAGCCGCGAGCATCGATCAGAGCGTGACCACAATGATGTTGGCACGGACGGAGATGCGAATGGCAGCAGTGCCCAACGAGGCAGGCTGCCGGACTTCCGagagcggcgacgtcgcagTCTTCAGCGGCGAGGTTATGATGCCCTCGAGCTtgcgcggcgccacaccTCCGCGCACATTGCGAATCGACGCCTGCGCGAGTACGAGCAGACGTGTCTGCATGCGTACCGCATCTTGAAGCAGGTGGAATGGAGCCTGGCTGCCTGGGCCCGGGTTCGGCGACAAGGACAACCACAGGACGCCTCCGGacgcaaccgcagcagccgcagcggcagtgctggCGATGGCGCGTTGAGCGCGCATGCGGCGCAGTCGATGGAGGGACAAGGTGCTACCGGTGCATTCCGCATCCCGCCCACCAGCGAGGATAtcgacgccgtcgacgcACGGTTTTTCGAGTACGCTGGGCAGATCCAGCGCACACTGCATCAGCTCACCCCACGCCATTTTGATGCCGTTCGCGACTACCGCCTGCGAGTACCGtcacgcagcagctcctcatCAACCGCGGCGACCCCGCCGTCACGGCCTCGACGCGCAGAGGACTCGACTTCTTCCGCGCCCGAATCGTTGGGAGCTGCTCCGCGacaactgctgctgctgcgcttaCTGTGGCGCCTGGTACACATCCAGCAGCTCTTTTTCAGCAttggccgccgcgcctcgctgccgcgcaccgccgtcgacgtGTACGTGCAGTCCTCCAACTGCCAGTACGGCATccgcgaggtgctgcgcgtgctcggCAGCGAGATGGCGCGGTGGACCCTGTCAGCTGATACCCATCCCCACTTCCACAGCCCTTGCGGTCAGCAGTGGCGAGAGCACGACGGCCGTGCAGCGTCGCCATCTTCTTCCGTTGCCCCACTCTTCTCTAATAAGGAACTCTTCCAACTCTTCTACGCTGTCCTCTGCATCCCTAGCGAGGAGGCCCCTGGTGTTCCGCTGTACGATCCATCTATCCACAGCACAAAGCCTCGACACGGCGGTGTGCCGGATTGGCAcgcagcagcctccgcctccgctgacCTCCCGGATGCTGCACTCGATCAGTTCCGGCGGGACTGCATCGCAACAGGCGCCGACGACTTCCGCATGCCGCTGGACGAGTGGTGTGTTCGTTGGTGGTCACACCAGTACTCGGCTGCTGGCCGGACGGGTGCAGCGggggcgccaccgctgtcgatGGGGGAGGCCATGGATGTACTCCAGGCGTGCATGTACGCGACGGCGAGCGTACAGGtgctggcgacggcagccCTGCGTCAcaccgcacagcagcggcaccatcCACAGCAGAGACTGGTGACTCCATTCATGTATTTCGAGACGCCACCGCAAGGTGCCACCAACGGTGCCCGCCGGCCTCGCACGAACGCGGCGTCTGCAACCGCATCGGAGGACAACGACGtcgtcgaggaggcggagccgTCGCCGTTGCGCGTGCTAGACCGCCGGTATCGCCCGCAGCTGCCCGGCGCCTTGGGCGGCAATCGTATGGCGCTGCGTATTCCATATCACCTCGGCCAGCGCTATGTGGAGGTGTTCCTGACGTACCTGCTGTCGAGTGTGTCTGCCGGGCCAGATCCCAGAGAGGCAAAAGAGGCGGCGACAatggcgacagcgacggtggcggctggTATCGAGCATCTTCTCCGTTGCCGCGACCGCGATGCCGTGCGCGAcgttgcgctgctgtgcacggcCATCCTCTTCTTCGAGGTCTTCTCGCCCACGACGGCTGCCTTCATggcgtgcgcggcgccgctgttcAGAGAGCAAGTGGAGCTCCTCAGCGGGCACGAGATCAGCTGTGTGCTGCTCGCCTATGCATCCCTGCAGCGCTGGGAGAGGGCAGGCGGGGgttgtggcggtggcgcctctTCCCCGGCTAGCGGCTTCAGTGCGAATGCCGAGGTGAGGGCAGCGGGTCGTCGCGGCGGCCCGCTTGACGACCCCGCCGTGGCTGTACAAAGTGcgtccaccgctgctgctggccgcagcgcatgcgGGGACGCTTGGCGCAAGGGGGCGCCGAGGGCAGTCGCAGCACCAGAGCCCTCGCCACCACTGCATGCGGACCACCAGAGTGATGCCACAcgatcgtcgtcgtcgtcgtcgtcgcgtgCACAGGTGTCAACGGGTCCGCAGTTCCCATCTGATGAGCCGTGGCATCTTTTCTACGTGACTCTCGCCTCCCGCGCTGGCCAGCTCAGCGACACACTCAGCGAGGATGACGTGACACGTGTGCTGCGGGCGATGGAGCTGACCGGGATGGAGCATGACGACCTGCGTCACGCGCTGGAGTCGTCTCTGCGGATGCGTAACATGGGGCGACGTATCCTTTATGAGGCTTAA